A single Aythya fuligula isolate bAytFul2 chromosome 21, bAytFul2.pri, whole genome shotgun sequence DNA region contains:
- the TP73 gene encoding tumor protein p73 isoform X3: MLYISDPMQHYTTSQFNLLNNSMDQSIGSRAASASPYSSEHTSNVPTHSPYSQPSSTFDAMSPAPVIPSNTDYPGPHHFEVTFQQSSTAKSATWTYSPLLKKLYCQIAKTCPIQIKVSTPPPPGTIIRAMPVYKKAEHVTEVVKRCPNHELGRDFNDGQSAPASHLIRVEGNNLSQYVDDPVTGRQSVMVPYEPPQVGTEFTTILYNFMCNSSCVGGMNRRPILIIITLEMRDGQVLGRRSFEGRICACPGRDRKADEDHYREQQALNESAAKNGNANKRTFKQSPQGIPALGTGIKKRRHGEEEMYYVPVRGRENFEILMKIKESLELVELVPQQLVDSYRQQQQQLLQRQTRNAKQPPHATQRRNERGPLIPVHGLGITLHPSSTLQPRSQPRQDLGALKIPEQYRMIIWRGLQELKQSHDYGAQQLIRSSSNASTISIGSSGELQRQRVMEAVHFRVRHTITIPNRGGADEWADFGFDLPDCKSRKQSIKEEFTEGEIN, translated from the exons tCCCAGTTTAATTTGCTCAACAACAGCATGGATCAGAGCATcggcagcagagcagcctccGCCAGCCCCTACAGCTCCGAGCACACCTCCAATGTCCCCACGCACTCGCCCTACTCGCAGCCCAGCTCTACCTTCGACGCCATGTCCCCGGCTCCCGTCATCCCCTCCAACACCGACTACCCGGGTCCCCACCACTTCGAGGTGACCTTCCAGCAATCCAGCACAGCCAAGTCGGCCACCTGGACA tACTCCCCCCTGCTGAAGAAACTCTACTGTCAGATCGCCAAGACATGCCCCATCCAGATCAAGGTGTCcaccccgccgcccccgggcaCCATCATCCGGGCCATGCCCGTCTACAAGAAGGCCGAGCACGTCACGGAGGTGGTGAAACGCTGCCCCAACCACGAGCTGGGCCGAGACTTCAACGACG GCCAGtcagccccagccagccaccTCATCCGGGTGGAGGGCAACAACCTCTCCCAGTACGTGGACGACCCCGTGACGGGACGGCAGAGCGTGATGGTGCCCTACGAGCCCCCGCAG GTGGGCACCGAGTTCACCACCATCCTGTACAACTTcatgtgcaacagcagctgcgTGGGAGGAATGAACAGGAGACCCATCCTCATCATCATCACCCTGGAGATGAGAGA cGGCCAGGTCCTAGGAAGGAGGTCGTTTGAGGGACGGATCTGTGCCTGTCCGGGCAGGGACCGGAAAGCTGATGAAGATCATTACCGAGAGCAGCAAGCCCTGAATGAGAGCGCAGCTAAAAACGGCAACGCCAACAAACGCA cattCAAACAGAGCCCCCAGGGGATCCCAGCACTGGGGACGGGCATTAAGAAACGGAGACACGGGGAGGAGGAGATGTATTACGTGCCT GTGCGGGGCCGGGAGAACTTCGAGATCCTGATGAAGATAAAGGAGAGCCtggagctggtggagctggTCCCGCAGCAGCTGGTGGACTCCtaccggcagcagcagcagcagctcttgcagAGGCA GACCCGGAATGCTAAACAGCCACCCCATGCAACCCAACGGAGAAATGAACGGGGGCCACTCATCCCAGTCCATGGTCTCGGGATCACACTGCACCCCTCCTCCACCCTACAACCCCGATCCCAGCCTCGTCAG GATCTCGGAGCACTGAAGATCCCGGAGCAGTACAGGATGATCATCTGGAGAGGTCTTCAGGAACTCAAGCAGAGCCACGACTACGGGGCCCAGCAGCTCATCCGCTCCAGCAGCAACGCCTCCACCATCTCCATCGGCAGCTCCGGCGAGCTGCAGCGGCAGCGCGTGATGGAGGCCGTGCACTTCCGCGTGCGCCACACCATCACCATCCCCAACCGCGGCGGCGCCGACGAGTGGGCGGACTTTGGCTTTGACCTCCCAGACTGCAAGTCCCGCAAACAGTCCATAAAAGAGGAATTCACGGAGGGAGAGATCAACTGA
- the TP73 gene encoding tumor protein p73 isoform X4 yields the protein MLYISDPMQHYTTSQFNLLNNSMDQSIGSRAASASPYSSEHTSNVPTHSPYSQPSSTFDAMSPAPVIPSNTDYPGPHHFEVTFQQSSTAKSATWTYSPLLKKLYCQIAKTCPIQIKVSTPPPPGTIIRAMPVYKKAEHVTEVVKRCPNHELGRDFNDGQSAPASHLIRVEGNNLSQYVDDPVTGRQSVMVPYEPPQVGTEFTTILYNFMCNSSCVGGMNRRPILIIITLEMRDGQVLGRRSFEGRICACPGRDRKADEDHYREQQALNESAAKNGNANKRTFKQSPQGIPALGTGIKKRRHGEEEMYYVPVRGRENFEILMKIKESLELVELVPQQLVDSYRQQQQQLLQRHFLTGLGCPNCIDYFTSQGLQNIYHLQNLSIEDLGALKIPEQYRMIIWRGLQELKQSHDYGAQQLIRSSSNASTISIGSSGELQRQRVMEAVHFRVRHTITIPNRGGADEWADFGFDLPDCKSRKQSIKEEFTEGEIN from the exons tCCCAGTTTAATTTGCTCAACAACAGCATGGATCAGAGCATcggcagcagagcagcctccGCCAGCCCCTACAGCTCCGAGCACACCTCCAATGTCCCCACGCACTCGCCCTACTCGCAGCCCAGCTCTACCTTCGACGCCATGTCCCCGGCTCCCGTCATCCCCTCCAACACCGACTACCCGGGTCCCCACCACTTCGAGGTGACCTTCCAGCAATCCAGCACAGCCAAGTCGGCCACCTGGACA tACTCCCCCCTGCTGAAGAAACTCTACTGTCAGATCGCCAAGACATGCCCCATCCAGATCAAGGTGTCcaccccgccgcccccgggcaCCATCATCCGGGCCATGCCCGTCTACAAGAAGGCCGAGCACGTCACGGAGGTGGTGAAACGCTGCCCCAACCACGAGCTGGGCCGAGACTTCAACGACG GCCAGtcagccccagccagccaccTCATCCGGGTGGAGGGCAACAACCTCTCCCAGTACGTGGACGACCCCGTGACGGGACGGCAGAGCGTGATGGTGCCCTACGAGCCCCCGCAG GTGGGCACCGAGTTCACCACCATCCTGTACAACTTcatgtgcaacagcagctgcgTGGGAGGAATGAACAGGAGACCCATCCTCATCATCATCACCCTGGAGATGAGAGA cGGCCAGGTCCTAGGAAGGAGGTCGTTTGAGGGACGGATCTGTGCCTGTCCGGGCAGGGACCGGAAAGCTGATGAAGATCATTACCGAGAGCAGCAAGCCCTGAATGAGAGCGCAGCTAAAAACGGCAACGCCAACAAACGCA cattCAAACAGAGCCCCCAGGGGATCCCAGCACTGGGGACGGGCATTAAGAAACGGAGACACGGGGAGGAGGAGATGTATTACGTGCCT GTGCGGGGCCGGGAGAACTTCGAGATCCTGATGAAGATAAAGGAGAGCCtggagctggtggagctggTCCCGCAGCAGCTGGTGGACTCCtaccggcagcagcagcagcagctcttgcagAGGCA ttttttaaCAGGATTGGGGTGTCCAAACTGCATCGACTATTTCACCTCACAAGGGTTACAGAATATTTACCATCTGCAGAACCTATCCATAGAG GATCTCGGAGCACTGAAGATCCCGGAGCAGTACAGGATGATCATCTGGAGAGGTCTTCAGGAACTCAAGCAGAGCCACGACTACGGGGCCCAGCAGCTCATCCGCTCCAGCAGCAACGCCTCCACCATCTCCATCGGCAGCTCCGGCGAGCTGCAGCGGCAGCGCGTGATGGAGGCCGTGCACTTCCGCGTGCGCCACACCATCACCATCCCCAACCGCGGCGGCGCCGACGAGTGGGCGGACTTTGGCTTTGACCTCCCAGACTGCAAGTCCCGCAAACAGTCCATAAAAGAGGAATTCACGGAGGGAGAGATCAACTGA
- the TP73 gene encoding tumor protein p73 isoform X2: MLYISDPMQHYTTSQFNLLNNSMDQSIGSRAASASPYSSEHTSNVPTHSPYSQPSSTFDAMSPAPVIPSNTDYPGPHHFEVTFQQSSTAKSATWTYSPLLKKLYCQIAKTCPIQIKVSTPPPPGTIIRAMPVYKKAEHVTEVVKRCPNHELGRDFNDGQSAPASHLIRVEGNNLSQYVDDPVTGRQSVMVPYEPPQVGTEFTTILYNFMCNSSCVGGMNRRPILIIITLEMRDGQVLGRRSFEGRICACPGRDRKADEDHYREQQALNESAAKNGNANKRTFKQSPQGIPALGTGIKKRRHGEEEMYYVPVRGRENFEILMKIKESLELVELVPQQLVDSYRQQQQQLLQRQSQLQTPSSYGPVLSPMNKVHGGGINKLPSVNQLVGQPPQHSSSSAPSLGPMGPGMLNSHPMQPNGEMNGGHSSQSMVSGSHCTPPPPYNPDPSLVSFLTGLGCPNCIDYFTSQGLQNIYHLQNLSIEDLGALKIPEQYRMIIWRGLQELKQSHDYGAQQLIRSSSNASTISIGSSGELQRQRVMEAVHFRVRHTITIPNRGGADEWADFGFDLPDCKSRKQSIKEEFTEGEIN, translated from the exons tCCCAGTTTAATTTGCTCAACAACAGCATGGATCAGAGCATcggcagcagagcagcctccGCCAGCCCCTACAGCTCCGAGCACACCTCCAATGTCCCCACGCACTCGCCCTACTCGCAGCCCAGCTCTACCTTCGACGCCATGTCCCCGGCTCCCGTCATCCCCTCCAACACCGACTACCCGGGTCCCCACCACTTCGAGGTGACCTTCCAGCAATCCAGCACAGCCAAGTCGGCCACCTGGACA tACTCCCCCCTGCTGAAGAAACTCTACTGTCAGATCGCCAAGACATGCCCCATCCAGATCAAGGTGTCcaccccgccgcccccgggcaCCATCATCCGGGCCATGCCCGTCTACAAGAAGGCCGAGCACGTCACGGAGGTGGTGAAACGCTGCCCCAACCACGAGCTGGGCCGAGACTTCAACGACG GCCAGtcagccccagccagccaccTCATCCGGGTGGAGGGCAACAACCTCTCCCAGTACGTGGACGACCCCGTGACGGGACGGCAGAGCGTGATGGTGCCCTACGAGCCCCCGCAG GTGGGCACCGAGTTCACCACCATCCTGTACAACTTcatgtgcaacagcagctgcgTGGGAGGAATGAACAGGAGACCCATCCTCATCATCATCACCCTGGAGATGAGAGA cGGCCAGGTCCTAGGAAGGAGGTCGTTTGAGGGACGGATCTGTGCCTGTCCGGGCAGGGACCGGAAAGCTGATGAAGATCATTACCGAGAGCAGCAAGCCCTGAATGAGAGCGCAGCTAAAAACGGCAACGCCAACAAACGCA cattCAAACAGAGCCCCCAGGGGATCCCAGCACTGGGGACGGGCATTAAGAAACGGAGACACGGGGAGGAGGAGATGTATTACGTGCCT GTGCGGGGCCGGGAGAACTTCGAGATCCTGATGAAGATAAAGGAGAGCCtggagctggtggagctggTCCCGCAGCAGCTGGTGGACTCCtaccggcagcagcagcagcagctcttgcagAGGCA GAGCCAGCTGCAGACGCCTTCGTCCTACGGTCCTGTCCTCTCCCCTATGAACAAAGTCCACGGAGGAGGAATCAACAAGCTGCCCTCCGTCAACCAGCTGgtggggcagcccccgcagcacagctccagctcgGCGCCCAGCCTGGGGCCCATGG GACCCGGAATGCTAAACAGCCACCCCATGCAACCCAACGGAGAAATGAACGGGGGCCACTCATCCCAGTCCATGGTCTCGGGATCACACTGCACCCCTCCTCCACCCTACAACCCCGATCCCAGCCTCGTCAG ttttttaaCAGGATTGGGGTGTCCAAACTGCATCGACTATTTCACCTCACAAGGGTTACAGAATATTTACCATCTGCAGAACCTATCCATAGAG GATCTCGGAGCACTGAAGATCCCGGAGCAGTACAGGATGATCATCTGGAGAGGTCTTCAGGAACTCAAGCAGAGCCACGACTACGGGGCCCAGCAGCTCATCCGCTCCAGCAGCAACGCCTCCACCATCTCCATCGGCAGCTCCGGCGAGCTGCAGCGGCAGCGCGTGATGGAGGCCGTGCACTTCCGCGTGCGCCACACCATCACCATCCCCAACCGCGGCGGCGCCGACGAGTGGGCGGACTTTGGCTTTGACCTCCCAGACTGCAAGTCCCGCAAACAGTCCATAAAAGAGGAATTCACGGAGGGAGAGATCAACTGA
- the TP73 gene encoding tumor protein p73 isoform X1 — protein sequence MDQSIGSRAASASPYSSEHTSNVPTHSPYSQPSSTFDAMSPAPVIPSNTDYPGPHHFEVTFQQSSTAKSATWTYSPLLKKLYCQIAKTCPIQIKVSTPPPPGTIIRAMPVYKKAEHVTEVVKRCPNHELGRDFNDGQSAPASHLIRVEGNNLSQYVDDPVTGRQSVMVPYEPPQVGTEFTTILYNFMCNSSCVGGMNRRPILIIITLEMRDGQVLGRRSFEGRICACPGRDRKADEDHYREQQALNESAAKNGNANKRTFKQSPQGIPALGTGIKKRRHGEEEMYYVPVRGRENFEILMKIKESLELVELVPQQLVDSYRQQQQQLLQRHQLQTPSSYGPVLSPMNKVHGGGINKLPSVNQLVGQPPQHSSSSAPSLGPMGPGMLNSHPMQPNGEMNGGHSSQSMVSGSHCTPPPPYNPDPSLVSFLTGLGCPNCIDYFTSQGLQNIYHLQNLSIEDLGALKIPEQYRMIIWRGLQELKQSHDYGAQQLIRSSSNASTISIGSSGELQRQRVMEAVHFRVRHTITIPNRGGADEWADFGFDLPDCKSRKQSIKEEFTEGEIN from the exons ATGGATCAGAGCATcggcagcagagcagcctccGCCAGCCCCTACAGCTCCGAGCACACCTCCAATGTCCCCACGCACTCGCCCTACTCGCAGCCCAGCTCTACCTTCGACGCCATGTCCCCGGCTCCCGTCATCCCCTCCAACACCGACTACCCGGGTCCCCACCACTTCGAGGTGACCTTCCAGCAATCCAGCACAGCCAAGTCGGCCACCTGGACA tACTCCCCCCTGCTGAAGAAACTCTACTGTCAGATCGCCAAGACATGCCCCATCCAGATCAAGGTGTCcaccccgccgcccccgggcaCCATCATCCGGGCCATGCCCGTCTACAAGAAGGCCGAGCACGTCACGGAGGTGGTGAAACGCTGCCCCAACCACGAGCTGGGCCGAGACTTCAACGACG GCCAGtcagccccagccagccaccTCATCCGGGTGGAGGGCAACAACCTCTCCCAGTACGTGGACGACCCCGTGACGGGACGGCAGAGCGTGATGGTGCCCTACGAGCCCCCGCAG GTGGGCACCGAGTTCACCACCATCCTGTACAACTTcatgtgcaacagcagctgcgTGGGAGGAATGAACAGGAGACCCATCCTCATCATCATCACCCTGGAGATGAGAGA cGGCCAGGTCCTAGGAAGGAGGTCGTTTGAGGGACGGATCTGTGCCTGTCCGGGCAGGGACCGGAAAGCTGATGAAGATCATTACCGAGAGCAGCAAGCCCTGAATGAGAGCGCAGCTAAAAACGGCAACGCCAACAAACGCA cattCAAACAGAGCCCCCAGGGGATCCCAGCACTGGGGACGGGCATTAAGAAACGGAGACACGGGGAGGAGGAGATGTATTACGTGCCT GTGCGGGGCCGGGAGAACTTCGAGATCCTGATGAAGATAAAGGAGAGCCtggagctggtggagctggTCCCGCAGCAGCTGGTGGACTCCtaccggcagcagcagcagcagctcttgcagAGGCA CCAGCTGCAGACGCCTTCGTCCTACGGTCCTGTCCTCTCCCCTATGAACAAAGTCCACGGAGGAGGAATCAACAAGCTGCCCTCCGTCAACCAGCTGgtggggcagcccccgcagcacagctccagctcgGCGCCCAGCCTGGGGCCCATGG GACCCGGAATGCTAAACAGCCACCCCATGCAACCCAACGGAGAAATGAACGGGGGCCACTCATCCCAGTCCATGGTCTCGGGATCACACTGCACCCCTCCTCCACCCTACAACCCCGATCCCAGCCTCGTCAG ttttttaaCAGGATTGGGGTGTCCAAACTGCATCGACTATTTCACCTCACAAGGGTTACAGAATATTTACCATCTGCAGAACCTATCCATAGAG GATCTCGGAGCACTGAAGATCCCGGAGCAGTACAGGATGATCATCTGGAGAGGTCTTCAGGAACTCAAGCAGAGCCACGACTACGGGGCCCAGCAGCTCATCCGCTCCAGCAGCAACGCCTCCACCATCTCCATCGGCAGCTCCGGCGAGCTGCAGCGGCAGCGCGTGATGGAGGCCGTGCACTTCCGCGTGCGCCACACCATCACCATCCCCAACCGCGGCGGCGCCGACGAGTGGGCGGACTTTGGCTTTGACCTCCCAGACTGCAAGTCCCGCAAACAGTCCATAAAAGAGGAATTCACGGAGGGAGAGATCAACTGA